In Alteromonas macleodii, the sequence AAATCTAAAAGCGTGTTTTTCAAAAATATGAAGCTTCGCCGAATTTATGATGCAGACTCGAAGACGCTGATTTACTTATCTTACAGTACTAAAGAAACATCAGGAAGTTACAAACATAGCTTGTCTACTGTTCCCCTCTGGGAGACGCTTGCCTTCAAAAAGTCAACGTAAATACAAACGCGTAAATAACGCGAATGCCCTCGAAAGTGAGGGCATTTTTGATGATGTTCATAGCTTTTGATGCTAAGCGTGATAGCGTTTATGTACTAGTAAAGGAAGCTCAGCTATGAAACTTTACACATCTTTGGTAAGAAGGTGGCAATCGCTTAGAAAAAGCGCGTGTAAACCAGCATGGCACTTAATGCAGTGTCATCGTCGGTTAGCGGGCTATCGCTAATGCTATCGTCAAAGAAAGTAGCGCCAACCTCTAAACGCGTCATACCGCCTAGAAACTGGCGGGTAGAAACAGCAATGCGGACTTCTGTATTAAGTGCGCTATCGCCGTTATATGTGTTTCGAAACGCAGTAGCTTCCTCGGGACGTACACCGTAATAGTAGTCGACATAATTACTGTCTTGGTAGGTAACGCCGACTGATGGCTCTATCATGAAGTTATCTACTCTAAACTGTTTGCCTATTCGAGCAGACGCTTGATAGCCGTCGAACTTACCCAAAATATCCGCATTGGTTGATAATGAATATACCCAGCTGCCCGCATTATAGTTTAGGCCAACGCCAGCCGCATAGCTAAAGTCTCTATCTTCCATGCCGGTAAACACGGCGCTGTCATCTTCTTCATAACCTGCAAATACCGGCACAAGTTGGGCATCAAGGGTGAGGCCCTTTTCTCTAAATAACTCGTAACCTATGAATGGCCCGTAAACCCTAAGCTTTTCACCTGTGTAGCCAATAATAGGAATAGGCACAATACGGTTATCAAAGTCGGTATAAACGTCTTGAGATGCGGCAACACCAAAACCCCACATCCAGCCTTGAGGCTGTTGTGGTCTTGCTGACTGCTGTGCAGAAACGATGGAGGAGAACACGAGTAATGTTGACAGGCTTACTGAGCCTAAACACTTTAATAGAGTCATTAATTAATTTCCTTTTTAATCACAATACAGCCTAAACTTCAGGTTCGATCAATTCTTTGCCTGCTCTTCACATACAGTGTTTATTTAAAGGTGTAATCCAAAAGGGCTATATCTTTCTCAAAATGAGTGGCTACTAAATCAACTAACTCACTATTGCAGTAGCGGCGATAATCCCCTCTATTGTTAGCTTTTCCTTTATGAGAAAACGAAATCACTGGAAGCAGTGTGAAGGTTGTTTGTTACAGTCAAATTTAAAGCGATTTGGAAAGTTAAACTGTGCGTGAGAATGCTTAAAGTAACTTTCTATCGATAGAGAAGATTGCTTGTAATAAACTGAGAAGAGGTTTAGTGCAAAACCAGAATAGTCTAAATTCAGTATTAAGCTCATTAGCTTTGAAATAGGGAAGTGTTATGAAGTTTGTGACAAAGTTTAGTGTGCTGGTTGCCATATCAATGCTGGCAACAGGATGTGTAACGCAAAGAGGTGTGGAGCCAAGTGAAAGTGTTCCTACAGAGATTAATGTCGATAAATCAAGTTCAGGTGATCAAACAAATAATGATGCGCTAGATAAAGAGGTTGATGGTTCAGAGCAAGCAAGCGAGGACGAAGCCGATGAAGCTAATGAGCCGATAGAAGTACCGAAGCAAAAGATAGGGGTTTTCATCAATGCTAATGAATTCCCATCGCACACCCATGTTGGTACGACTAAGTTTAATAACTTCTCGAAAGAGTACGCATACGACTGGCAGATAGCATCTACGCTTTTTACTAAACTTAAAGCAGCAATAGAGCAATCAAGCCGATTTGAAGTGGTTGATGTATCACCCAAAGTTAA encodes:
- a CDS encoding MipA/OmpV family protein; the protein is MTLLKCLGSVSLSTLLVFSSIVSAQQSARPQQPQGWMWGFGVAASQDVYTDFDNRIVPIPIIGYTGEKLRVYGPFIGYELFREKGLTLDAQLVPVFAGYEEDDSAVFTGMEDRDFSYAAGVGLNYNAGSWVYSLSTNADILGKFDGYQASARIGKQFRVDNFMIEPSVGVTYQDSNYVDYYYGVRPEEATAFRNTYNGDSALNTEVRIAVSTRQFLGGMTRLEVGATFFDDSISDSPLTDDDTALSAMLVYTRFF